Part of the Paenibacillus terrae HPL-003 genome is shown below.
CAGGCCAATGCTTTTTTGTCCCCATTTCGTCATGCCAGCGATAGTTAACCAACGCTTCGTTCAGAAAAAGGAAAGGGTAGCCCGCCAACATGACTCGATACCACATATCCAGGTCATGGGTGTACGGCAGCAATTCATCGAACAGACCGATATGCGCAAACAATTCCTTTTTGAACATGACGGTGCACCCATTTACCGGGTTGCCTTGCTGAAAAAAATGGAAAAACTCCGGTATGGACGGAAATACGGCTGCCGCCTGCGGGTTCGTGATTTGGCTGTATTGATTGATAAGATTAAAATTGGTGTGAGAGATATATGCCCCCTGTTCCACCATAAAGGATACCTGATTGTTAATTTTGTCCTTGTGATAGATATCATCTGAGCTGAGCCACGCAATATATTCGCCGCTGGCATGACGGATGCCGTGATTCAGTGCGCTGGCTGTTCCGCCATTGGATTTGCCCAAATAATATATATATGGAAGATAGGGCTGAAGCATTTCAGTATGTGTCGTGGAACCGTCATCGACGACAATAATTTCAAG
Proteins encoded:
- a CDS encoding glycosyltransferase; the protein is MRPSVTIVIPFYNCGYVDQAVQSALEQTYGPLEIIVVDDGSTTHTEMLQPYLPYIYYLGKSNGGTASALNHGIRHASGEYIAWLSSDDIYHKDKINNQVSFMVEQGAYISHTNFNLINQYSQITNPQAAAVFPSIPEFFHFFQQGNPVNGCTVMFKKELFAHIGLFDELLPYTHDLDMWYRVMLAGYPFLFLNEALVNYRWHDEMGTKKHWPAVEQEYNITQARYKDRFNQLLNGLSS